From Falco cherrug isolate bFalChe1 chromosome 4, bFalChe1.pri, whole genome shotgun sequence, one genomic window encodes:
- the CCDC174 gene encoding coiled-coil domain-containing protein 174 isoform X1 produces the protein MDRRKKPLDVAASSLVDLKAELFRKQEEFKKEKLLKDAGIFAKPRTSNKKPSIWNKQNTGVANRAEKDIEQKTEEEHILDKSRKKLEEKAKLYEKMTKGDFPDEETEDLYLVDFTQKIIDKQHEVQELYQSEAAQKTLEKETDDEETQPEMEIPPPENPDEEWVDYVDFLGRSRRCMKKDLPGLLKMDQELQGKRQGLDGNTLLSEDMRKELQRQQWEKEEEEALRKPMGPIHYEDIRENEARQLGVGYFAFSRDKELRNKQRATLDMLREQTLDQRTKREQLKEKRKAALDARLSKLRARKIKKLREAGLEEEAEKLEKGEVKGVTEEPEAPRVTAASRKVEVVIQERRDTKPGVPYVREWDKGKELMFGQWSKKQEELRDERDPEFAPPSDYFTGQKKDDNYRSQNLNSPETSSEKLETEKMQNQQTPSVQANSSSVEDVPPSLQAYNSNVQDESASAEACGSDTQDVPSSAEDDSSDDEGTLPSAQAYGYGAQGGLPSMQVYGYGAQDVLSSMQAYGYSAHDMPFPMQPYGYGAQGMLPPMHTYGYSGHDMPFPMQAYGYGAQDVPPGMQACGCGAQDVPPGMQACGCSAQDVPPGMQACGCSAQEVPPAAQACGCSAQEVPPAAQACGCSAQEVPPAAQACGCSAQDVASSVQTNSSDTQNQEPLYQSLDDMLSYYRQVT, from the exons ATGGACCGGAGGAAGAAGCCGCTGGACGTGGCCGCCTCGTCG TTAGTGGATCTCAAAGCAGAACTCTTCCGAAAGCAAGAAgaattcaagaaagaaaagctactgAAAGATGCTGGCATCTTTGCGAAGCCCAGAACTTCTAATAAG AAACCAAGCATCtggaacaaacaaaacacaggagTTGCAAATCGAGCTGAGAAAGATATTgagcagaagacagaagaggAGCATATATTAGATAAATCAAG gaagaaactagaagagaaagcaaagctctATGAGAAAATGACAAAAGGCGACTTCCCAG ATGAAGAAACTGAGGATTTGTACCTAGTGGATTTCACTCAGAAGATCATAGATAAACAGCACGAAGTGCAGGAACTGTATCAGAGCGAAGCTGCTCAAAAgactttagaaaaagaaacagatgatgAGGAAACTCAACCTGAAATGGAAATACCACCACCTGAGAACCCAGATGAAGAATG GGTTGATTATGTTGATTTCCTGGGCCGATCTAGACGCTGTATGAAGAAAGATTTGCCAGGTCTACTTAAAATGGATCAGGAACTTCAAGGGAAAAG aCAAGGTCTTGATGGGAATACTCTTTTATCTGAAGACATGAGAAAAGAACTTCAGAGGCAACAgtgggaaaaagaagaggaagaagcccTCAGAAAACCCATGGGACCCATTCATTATGAGGACATTCGAGAAAATG aGGCCAGGCAGCTTGGTGTTGGTTACTTTGCCTTTTCTCGTGACAAAGAACTTAGGAATAAACAACGGGCAACACTGGATATGCTAAGAGAGCAG ACACTTGATCAGAGAACTAAACGTgaacagttaaaagaaaaaaggaaggcagCTCTAGATGCAAGGCTGTCTAAACTTCGAGCACGGAAGATTAAGAAGTTAAGGGAAGCTGGATtagaggaagaggcagaaaaattgGAGAAAGGAG AGGTGAAAGGTGTCACTGAGGAACCAGAAGCTCCCAGAGTTactgcagcaagcagaaaggTAGAGGTTGTCATCCAGGAGAGAAGAGATACAAAGCCTGGAGTGCCTTATGTCCGAGAGTGGGATAAAGGCAAAG AACTGATGTTTGGACAGTGGtcaaagaaacaggaagaactCAGGGATGAGCGAGATCCAGAATTTGCACCACCTTCTGATTACTTTACGGgacaaaaaaaagatgataaTTACAGAAGTCAGAATTTGAACAGTCCTGAAACCTCATctgaaaaactggaaacagagaaaatgcaaaaccaacAGACGCCATCAGTGCAGGCTAACAGCAGCAGTGTTGAAGATGTGCCACCGTCACTGCAGGCTTACAACAGCAATGTTCAAGACGAGTCGGCATCAGCAGAGGCCTGTGGCAGTGACACTCAAGATGTGCCATCATCAGCGGAGGATGACAGCAGTGATGATGAGGGTACGCTGCCATCAGCACAGGCTTATGGCTATGGCGCTCAAGGTGGGCTGCCATCCATGCAGGTTTACGGCTATGGCGCTCAAGATGTACTGTCATCAATGCAGGCTTACGGCTATAGTGCTCATGATATGCCATTTCCAATGCAGCCTTACGGCTACGGTGCTCAAGGTATGCTGCCACCAATGCACACTTACGGCTACAGTGGTCACGATATGCCCTTTCCAATGCAAGCTTACGGCTATGGTGCCCAAGATGTGCCCCCAGGAATGCAGGCCTGTGGCTGCGGCGCTCAAGATGTGCCCCCAGGAATGCAGGCCTGTGGCTGCAGCGCTCAAGATGTGCCCCCAGGAATGCAGGCCTGTGGCTGCAGCGCCCAAGaggtgccaccagcagcacaggcctGTGGCTGCAGTGCCCAAGaggtgccaccagcagcacaggcctGTGGCTGCAGCGCCCAAGaggtgccaccagcagcacaggcctGTGGCTGCAGCGCCCAAGATGTGGCATCTTCAGTGCAGACCAACAGCAGTGACACTCAAAATCAGGAACCACTTTACCAAAGTTTAGATGATATGCTGTCTTATTACAGACAAGTGACTTGA
- the CCDC174 gene encoding coiled-coil domain-containing protein 174 isoform X2: MGGVGQSCQSLLGDRLSIAQQKPSIWNKQNTGVANRAEKDIEQKTEEEHILDKSRKKLEEKAKLYEKMTKGDFPDEETEDLYLVDFTQKIIDKQHEVQELYQSEAAQKTLEKETDDEETQPEMEIPPPENPDEEWVDYVDFLGRSRRCMKKDLPGLLKMDQELQGKRQGLDGNTLLSEDMRKELQRQQWEKEEEEALRKPMGPIHYEDIRENEARQLGVGYFAFSRDKELRNKQRATLDMLREQTLDQRTKREQLKEKRKAALDARLSKLRARKIKKLREAGLEEEAEKLEKGEVKGVTEEPEAPRVTAASRKVEVVIQERRDTKPGVPYVREWDKGKELMFGQWSKKQEELRDERDPEFAPPSDYFTGQKKDDNYRSQNLNSPETSSEKLETEKMQNQQTPSVQANSSSVEDVPPSLQAYNSNVQDESASAEACGSDTQDVPSSAEDDSSDDEGTLPSAQAYGYGAQGGLPSMQVYGYGAQDVLSSMQAYGYSAHDMPFPMQPYGYGAQGMLPPMHTYGYSGHDMPFPMQAYGYGAQDVPPGMQACGCGAQDVPPGMQACGCSAQDVPPGMQACGCSAQEVPPAAQACGCSAQEVPPAAQACGCSAQEVPPAAQACGCSAQDVASSVQTNSSDTQNQEPLYQSLDDMLSYYRQVT; this comes from the exons atggggggagttggccagaGCTGCCAGTCACTGCTCGGGGACCGGCTCAGCATTGCGCAGCAG AAACCAAGCATCtggaacaaacaaaacacaggagTTGCAAATCGAGCTGAGAAAGATATTgagcagaagacagaagaggAGCATATATTAGATAAATCAAG gaagaaactagaagagaaagcaaagctctATGAGAAAATGACAAAAGGCGACTTCCCAG ATGAAGAAACTGAGGATTTGTACCTAGTGGATTTCACTCAGAAGATCATAGATAAACAGCACGAAGTGCAGGAACTGTATCAGAGCGAAGCTGCTCAAAAgactttagaaaaagaaacagatgatgAGGAAACTCAACCTGAAATGGAAATACCACCACCTGAGAACCCAGATGAAGAATG GGTTGATTATGTTGATTTCCTGGGCCGATCTAGACGCTGTATGAAGAAAGATTTGCCAGGTCTACTTAAAATGGATCAGGAACTTCAAGGGAAAAG aCAAGGTCTTGATGGGAATACTCTTTTATCTGAAGACATGAGAAAAGAACTTCAGAGGCAACAgtgggaaaaagaagaggaagaagcccTCAGAAAACCCATGGGACCCATTCATTATGAGGACATTCGAGAAAATG aGGCCAGGCAGCTTGGTGTTGGTTACTTTGCCTTTTCTCGTGACAAAGAACTTAGGAATAAACAACGGGCAACACTGGATATGCTAAGAGAGCAG ACACTTGATCAGAGAACTAAACGTgaacagttaaaagaaaaaaggaaggcagCTCTAGATGCAAGGCTGTCTAAACTTCGAGCACGGAAGATTAAGAAGTTAAGGGAAGCTGGATtagaggaagaggcagaaaaattgGAGAAAGGAG AGGTGAAAGGTGTCACTGAGGAACCAGAAGCTCCCAGAGTTactgcagcaagcagaaaggTAGAGGTTGTCATCCAGGAGAGAAGAGATACAAAGCCTGGAGTGCCTTATGTCCGAGAGTGGGATAAAGGCAAAG AACTGATGTTTGGACAGTGGtcaaagaaacaggaagaactCAGGGATGAGCGAGATCCAGAATTTGCACCACCTTCTGATTACTTTACGGgacaaaaaaaagatgataaTTACAGAAGTCAGAATTTGAACAGTCCTGAAACCTCATctgaaaaactggaaacagagaaaatgcaaaaccaacAGACGCCATCAGTGCAGGCTAACAGCAGCAGTGTTGAAGATGTGCCACCGTCACTGCAGGCTTACAACAGCAATGTTCAAGACGAGTCGGCATCAGCAGAGGCCTGTGGCAGTGACACTCAAGATGTGCCATCATCAGCGGAGGATGACAGCAGTGATGATGAGGGTACGCTGCCATCAGCACAGGCTTATGGCTATGGCGCTCAAGGTGGGCTGCCATCCATGCAGGTTTACGGCTATGGCGCTCAAGATGTACTGTCATCAATGCAGGCTTACGGCTATAGTGCTCATGATATGCCATTTCCAATGCAGCCTTACGGCTACGGTGCTCAAGGTATGCTGCCACCAATGCACACTTACGGCTACAGTGGTCACGATATGCCCTTTCCAATGCAAGCTTACGGCTATGGTGCCCAAGATGTGCCCCCAGGAATGCAGGCCTGTGGCTGCGGCGCTCAAGATGTGCCCCCAGGAATGCAGGCCTGTGGCTGCAGCGCTCAAGATGTGCCCCCAGGAATGCAGGCCTGTGGCTGCAGCGCCCAAGaggtgccaccagcagcacaggcctGTGGCTGCAGTGCCCAAGaggtgccaccagcagcacaggcctGTGGCTGCAGCGCCCAAGaggtgccaccagcagcacaggcctGTGGCTGCAGCGCCCAAGATGTGGCATCTTCAGTGCAGACCAACAGCAGTGACACTCAAAATCAGGAACCACTTTACCAAAGTTTAGATGATATGCTGTCTTATTACAGACAAGTGACTTGA